The proteins below are encoded in one region of Ostrea edulis chromosome 3, xbOstEdul1.1, whole genome shotgun sequence:
- the LOC125676326 gene encoding uncharacterized protein LOC125676326, with protein sequence MINIEVFDLRLSTNNGVCTQSIILDDGNKFINVTCNNNTDFIKFYPFETDTSCLSLTLSNSSHDGYFWFKFTAIGSVSIECPPISCSTITAPTLTTEATTKGSTTTTSRTTTDDQQIYTLTTESTTMTTESTTMTTESTTRESTTRESTTSKTSSTDDQLIYIPLGVVLFLIVLCVVLVLCNKNKCMLWRKSRIYPLTDLGIEYRPRAEIPDAEENMSYYNIYNH encoded by the exons ATGATAAACATAGAAGTCTTCGATCTACGCTTGTCGACCAATAACGGTGTCTGTACCCAATCGATAATCCTTGATGATGGAAACAAATTCATTAACGTTACGTGCAACAATAACACCGATTTCATCAAGTTTTACCCTTTTGAAACAGATACCAGCTGTTTAAGCCTAACGTTGTCAAATTCAAGTCATGACGGATACTTCTGGTTTAAATTCACAG CTATCGGATCTGTGTCTATTGAATGCCCCCCGATTTCTTGTTCGACTATAACAGCACCAACACTTACAACAGAAGCAACAACAAAAGGATCGACAACAACAACAAGCAGAACAACTACAGATGATCAACAAATTTATACACTAACAACAGAATCAACAACAATGACAACAGAATCAACAACAATGACAACAGAATCAACAACAAGAGAATCAACAACAAGagaatcaacaacatcaaaaacATCATCTACAGATGATCAACTAATCTATATACCTTTGGGAGTTGTACTGTTTTTAATTGTTCTATGTGTAGTTCTCGTATTGTGCAATAAG AATAAGTGCATGCTTTGGAGAAAATCCAGGATTTATCCACTCACTGATCTTGGTATTGAGTATAGACCACGAGCAGAGATTCCAGATGCTGAGGAAAACATGTCAtactataatatatacaatCACTGA